The sequence AGGTCGACGTGGTGCACGCCGAGGAGGTCGTCCCGATGGGGGAGAGGGGCGCGGGAGCCGTCGCCTCCGGAGCCTCCAGCCTGAGGGTGGGCTGCGAGCTCCTGCGGCAGGGCGCGGGCTCGGCGTTCGTGTCGGCCGGCTCCACCGGCGCGGTCGTCTCGTGCGCCATCCGCGGCATCGGCCGCGCGCCGGCCGTGCTCCGGCCGGCGCTGGCCATCGCCCTGCCCTCGGTCACCGGCGGCGCCACCGTGCTGATCGACGCCGGGGCGACCTCCGACCCCACGCCCGAGATGATCGCCCAGTTCGCGCTGCTCGGCGTGTCCTACGCCCGGCTCGTGCTCGGCGTGGCCGACCCGTCGGTCGGCCTGCTGTCGATCGGCTCGGAACCGGGCAAGGGCAACCGGCTGACCCGCAGGGTCGAGGAGCTGCTGCCGGGACTGCCGCTGCGCTTCCACGGCAACGTGGAGGGCCACGACGTGCTGGCCGGCACCGTCGATGTGATCGTCACCGACGGGTTCACCGGCAACATCGTGCTGAAGAACGTCGAGGGATCCGTCCGGGCGGTGCTGACCCTGGTGGCCCGCTCGGGGGCCGCCGGGCCCGAGGCGCTGCGAGGGGTGGCCCGCCGCTACGACCCCGAGACCCACGGCGGGGCGGCGCTGCTCGGCCTGAGCGGCACCGTCGTCGTCGCGCACGGCTCCTCCCGGGCGGCGACGATCACCCGGGCCTGCGTGGTCGCGCACGACCTCGCCGGCGGCGGGATCGTCCCCGGCGTCCCGGACCGTCTCGCCGCCGAGCCGGTCACCTGAACGGGCCGGCACGGTGACCGTCCACCTTTCCCGAGACCGGGCCCGAGGCAGAGGCCGGGCTCCGGGGCGGTGGCTCGCGGGTGGGGAGGCGGACCAGGCAGGGACCGCCTCCGGGAACCGGTCACCCTCCTCGTCCGCCGTACCGGGCGAGGGGGTCGGTCCCGTTCCAGGTCCCCTCGCTGCCGTACGGGACGAACCGGGCGAACAACTCCTCGGAGTACCAGCCCTCCGCCCGGGTCTGCCCGATCGCCTCCCGGTGCGCCTGCCCCCGGTAGGCGAAGTCCCGCACCGCGTGGGAGTCGCGCCACAGGGAGAACGTGGCCTGCCGGGCCAACGGCCATTCCCCCACACCGACCGAGGCCAGGCAGCCGGCCTGCTCGCCCAGGAGACGCTCCACCTGCGGGACCGACCGGTAGAACGGCACCAGCCGGGAGGGCCGGATCGAGGCCCGGGTCAGCACGGCGACCGGCCCGCCCGTGTTCCGCCGGGGGACCTCCTCGATCGGCCCGAACGGCTCCACCCCGCCCCACCGGCCGCGCGAGGCCAGCGGCGCCAGCCGTACCTGCCAGGACTCCCGGGCCTGATCCCGCCAGCGCGCCGCCACGGGCGAGGTCTCCAGGAAGTCCTCCAGCGCCCGCTCCTCGCTCCAGACCGCCAGCAGCGCCCAGCGGCGCAGGTCCGCGCCCAGGCTCATCGAGGTTCCGCGGCCGGAACCCAGCAGCCGCCAGAACCGCAGTCCCGGGGTGGCCGCCAGCACCGGCCGGTCGAACGCCATGTATCGCATGGATCCCAGATCCACATACCTCGTGAGGTGGAACGAAGCGATGATTCTCCTGCTCGGCGCGGTCATCGGCGGCTACCTTCTCGGGTCCGTGCCGGTCGCGGTGGCGCTCTCCCGGGCGTACGGCTTCGACCCCCGCGAGGTCGGCGACCGCAATCCCGGCTTCTGGAACGTCAAGGAGCGGCTCGGCCGGCGGGCCGCCCTGCCCGTCTTCGCGGGCGACACCCTCAAGGGCACGCTCGCCGCGCTGCTCGCCCTCGCGTTCACCGGCCCGCACACCATGGGGCTCGCGGGGGTCACCGGCGCCGGCGCCGTGCCGGTGTACCTGGCGGTGGCCGCCGCGATGATCGGGCACGCCTGGCCGGTGTTCGCCGGCTTCCGGGGCGGCCGGTCGATCCTCGCCTTCGTGGGCGGCTCCGCCGTCATCTGCCCGCCCGGGTTCCTGCTCGGCGTCGCCGCCCTGATCGTGGGCGGCCTGGTGACGCGCTCCTTCGCCATCGGCGCGCGGGCGGGCGTCTTCGGCCTCCCGCTGTTCCAGCTCCTCTTCGCGCCGGTCGAGCACGTGGCCGGGACGGGGGCGCTGATGTGCCTCATCGGGCTGCGCTTCGGGCAGGCGGCGCGGGCCGCCCGGCCCGGCCCGGCCGATCGGGCCGGGCGCCGGGCGTGACCCCCGGAGCCGTGATCCCGGAATAGGTACGGCCCCGCCAGCTGCGCACCGGGCACAGCGTCGCCTGCGTCAGCCGTACCGCGGTCAGCGGATCCAGCAGGGGCGACAGCAGCACGCCGGGGCCGGGCCGGGCGTAGCTGCCGCGCAGCGCGCCGGTCAGCAGCAGGCGTACGGCCAGCAGCCCCAGGTCGAGCCGGGTGGGCCGCCCCGCCGCCAGCCGCAGCACGGGCAGGGCGGCGGTGAGCCAGATCGCGGCCAGGTCGGCGGCCTGCCGGCCGGGTCCGGTGACGTCGCGCAGCGGCAGCGACCTCCCCCACTCCCGCCACACCTCGGCCACCGACTCGTGCATGTCGACCTCCAGCAGGCCGCCCGCGTCCAGGAAGCCCACCGCCCAGCCGTCGGCGGCCAGGGTCCGGGCCAGCGCCACGTCGTCGGTCATGTGCCCGCGGACCCGCGCGAACCCGCCGGCGGCCAGCATCGCCGTACGGCGGAAGGCCATGCACTGGCCGTTGGCCACGACACGGTGCGGAGCGGGGACGGAGGACGGCCCGATCGGGCCGGACCGGTAGACCAGCGTCGCCAGGAACGAGGCGTGCAGCGCCTGCTCGGCGATCCCGTCGCAGACGAACCGGGGGCCGGCGCTGACCAGGTCGTAGCCGTCCAGGGCCGCGGCCAGCGCGCCGAACAGGCCCGGCGCGGGCCGGGTGTCCGCGTCGAGGGTCACCACGATGTCGCCGCCGGCCGCCTCGACCCCCTGCAGCAGCGCCCACTGCTTGCCCACCCAGCCCTCCGGAAGAGGCGCGCCCACGACGACCTTCGCGCCGAGATCGGCGGCCAGCCGCGCCGTGCCGTCGCTCGACTCGTCGTCGACGACGAGGACCTCCGCGACGGCCGGATCGGTGAGCACCGCCGACAGGCAGGGGCCGATACGGCCCTCCTCGTCGCGGGCCGGGATCACCACCGAGATCCGCCCGGCCGTCGCCCCGGTGGGGGCCAGCGGTGGCAGCCGGTCGCGTCCGCGGGCCAGCCGTACCCCGACGGCGAGGGCGGCGGCGGCCTGGAACACGGTGAGCGGGCTCATCGGGGCGATCTCTCTTACACGGTGGAGGGCGGCCAGGAGTCCCGGGCGGTGAGCGGTGGTGCGGAGCGTGGTGAGCGGTCTCATCGCCGCAGGTCCTCCTGGACGAGCGAGGCGACGATGCGGCCGCCCATCGCGACCAGCGGCAGCCCGCCGCCGGGGTGGACCGAGCCTCCCACCAGGTACAGGCCGCGCCGGGGACCCCTGTTTCCGGGGCGCCGGAAGGGGGCGAGCGGGCCGGCGTAGGCGCCACCGTAGATCGCCCCGCCCCACGCGCCGTACCGCTCGCGCAGGTCGGCGGGGGTCAGCAGATCGACGAAGCGGAGCCGCCCCGACAGGTCGTGACCCCGCGCGGCCAGGCGGTCCAGCACCAGGTCCCGGTAGGCCTCGGGGGACATCGGCCACCGACCCGGGTCGCGGGCCGGGACGTTGACCAGCATGACCCAGTTCTCGGCGCCCTCCGGAGCCTGTGACGGGTCGTCCACCGCCGAGCAGCCGATGTAGACGGTCGGATCCTCCGGCGGCCGGCGGCGGTCGAAGATGTCGGCGAACTCCCGTCCGTAGTCGGCGGAGAAGACGACGGAGTGGTGCGCCAGTCCCTCGGTCCGCCCCTCCACCCCGGCCAGCAGCAGGAACGCCGAGGAGGAGGTGCCGAGCGCGGCGATGCGCCGCAGCCGCCGCCGATCCGGCAGCAGCCGCCCGTACAGCGCCGCCGCGTCGGTGTTGGCGATCACGACGTCGGCGCGTTCGCGCTGCCCGGAGGCCAGCCGTACGCCCCGGACCCGGCGGCCGTCGGCGAGCACGTCCGTCACCTCGGCGCCGAGGGCGACCTCCACCCCCGTCTTGTCCAGCAGCAGGGCCAGGGCGTCGGCGACGCGGGGCAGCCCGCCGGGCACGTACCAGCCGCCCTGCCCGTGCTCGATCGCGGGGATGCAGGCCAGAGCCGCCGGGGCCCGGTAGGGGCTGGAGCCCGCGTAGGTCGCGTAACGGCCGGCGTACTGGAGCAGGCGCGGATCGGTGAAGAAGCGGCGGGCCAGGCCGTCGAGGGTCCGGCCGGGCGCGACCGCCATCAGGTCGGACAGGCGTGCCCGCGCCGGCGGCCGGGTGAGCGGCCCGGCGAAGAACGTGTGACGCGACGCCTCGAAGCAGGTCCGCGCCCACTCGTGAAAGGCCAGCCAGTTGCGGCCCTCTCCCGGCGAGAGCCGGTCCACCTCGGCGGCCGTCCTCGCCGGGTCGCGGTACGCCGTCAGCGCCGAGCCGTCGGCGAAGCGGTAGCGGCACAGCTCCCGCGGCTCGACGAGGTCGAGCTCCAGGCCGAGGTCGGCGAAGACGCCGGGCAGGGTCAGCAGCGACGGCCCGACGGAGAAGGTGAAGCCGTCGCGCGCGTGCTCGGCGAGCTTGCCCCCCAGCCGGGACCGCTGCTCGTACAGCCGCACCCGATGCCCCTGCCCGGCCAGCAGCAGGGCGGAGACCATGCCGCCCACGCCGCCGCCGATCACGATCACCTCCGCCACGTGCGCCTCCACGCGAGCACGGCGAACAGGCCCATGCAGACTCCCCCCATCGCGGCGACCATCGGATCCGGCGGATCGAAGACCACCGCGAAACCCAGGGTCTCCATGAACGCCATCACCGTGTAGATCGCGACCAGCCCGGGGCTCCTGGCGCCCGGGTCGGTCAAGATGACCTCGATCAAGACCATGACCAGCAGGGATACCGCCAGCCAGCCGGCGAAGTTGCTGATCGGCACCCCCCGGTAAAGGCCGGGGTCATGCCAGGTCCACAAGCCCAGCCGGATCATCTGCGGATCGAGGAACAGGTCCCACGCGGTCAGCGCCAGGGCTCCCAGGACGATCCGCGCCGCGCGGCTCCCGGGGACCGCGGCCGCGGCCGTCGCGTGGGCCGCCAGTCCCATGCCGCCCCACGCCAGTGCCACGATCACCGGCACCCCGCCGAGCTGCGGCCGGAGCAGCCCGGTGTAGCCGTAGTCCCCGAAGGGCAGCCCCGTCCTGGTGCCGACCCACTCCGCGGCGTACCCGGCCACCACCGAGGCGGTGAGAGCCGTGACGGCTCCGGGAAAGGTGTGGACCGCGGCGGCGAAGGCCAGGGCGCTCGCCACCAGGAGCAGAACGACCACGCTGGTGAGAGGGATCGGCCGGGGCTGCAGCCCCGAGGCGACCTGCGCGGCGATCACGCCGAGGAGCAGCACCACGCCCAGCACGCCGAGGGCTCCCCGGCCGCCCGCGGACGACCTCTGCCTCACGGCGTCCCTCACCGGGCCGGGAGCCGGGCGTCCGCTGTTCACCTCATGGCTGTGCCCTGCGGATGGTCATCGGAGCGGTGGGCGCCGGTCAGATTCACTTTGATCTTTTGATCCCCCGCCACCGCCGCTGTTTCCGCCGCTGCCGGTCCCGTGGCGGGTCCGGGCGGGTCCAGGTGGGGGCCGGGCGGGTTCGGTGCGGGAAGGCGCGTATCGGCGCGGAAGATCAGCCCCCCGCCCCTGTGGCCTCCAGGTGGTCGAGTACGGCCCGCGCCACCTCGTGTTTGGACATCTCGGGTCTCTGGAAGCGCAGGTCGGCCACCTCGGTGAAGGAGGCCGCCCTGCGCTCGTGCAGTTCGGACGCCAGCTCCAGCGGCTCCTTGCCGAACCGCGGCCGGTGGGACCTGGCCATGATCTTCTCGGCGAGGAACTCCGGCGTGGCGTCCAGCCACACGACCAGGGCCGGTTTCAGCTCGGTCCGGCACCGCGGGTCGTCGAGCACGCTGGCCGCGGCGGCGATGACCGGAGCGGGCCGTTCGGCGAGGGAGTCCAGCAGGTGGGCGGCCTCCCTGGCATGGAGCACCTCGGCCCCCTCACCGGCGGCGATCTCGGCGGCCGTGGCGCCGTAGCGTTCTTCCAGATACTCGTCGCTGTCGCGCATGGGCCTGCCGAGGGCTTTGCTGAGCAGCCGTGACACGCTGGTCTTCCCCGCGCCCATCAATCCGATCACGACGATCGGGACGTCGGCCGTCATGCACGCCACCTCCTGCTGTTCATGGAACGAAGTGCCCATTTCCTGCCCAGCAGGACCGGCTCTAGCCGTCCGGCCCGTTCAGGCCAGCAGGGTGGCGGCGATGGCACGGGCCTGCTCGGCGGGGACGACCGAACGCTCGCGTAGCGCGGTGACGATCGCACCGTCCATGAGCATGACGAGCTGCCGGGCGAGCGTGGCCGAGTCGCGGTGGCCGGCCGTGACCAGCAGGGACTCTACATAGTCGGTCACCCGGCTCTTGTGGTCGGTCGCGACGCGGTGTGCCGGGCTGCCGGGGTCGGCGCTCTCGATCATCGTGTTGATGAACGCGCACCCCCGGAAATCGGCGCGGGCGAACCGTTCCGCGAGCGCGTCGAAGACCGCCAGCGGCCCGCCGCCGTGGGCGGCGACCCGCTCGGCCAGCCATTCGCGCCACCGCAGGTCACGACGTTCGAGCATGGCCACGACCAGGTCGTCCTTGCTCGGGAAGTGCCGGTAGAAGGAGGCGCGGCCGACTTTGGAGACGGCCAGTATCTGCTCTACGCCGACGACTCGGATGCCCTCGGCGTAGAAGAGCTCCTCGGCGGTGTCCAGCAGGCGTTCTCGGGCTCGGGTCGGCACAGGAGAATTCTAGCCGCTGTTGACGGAAATGGTACTGATCGGTACCGTTTTCTCAAACGGAACCGATCGGTACCATTTGAGGAGAACCCATGCCCCGGC comes from Streptosporangium roseum DSM 43021 and encodes:
- a CDS encoding carotenoid biosynthesis protein; the protein is MRQRSSAGGRGALGVLGVVLLLGVIAAQVASGLQPRPIPLTSVVVLLLVASALAFAAAVHTFPGAVTALTASVVAGYAAEWVGTRTGLPFGDYGYTGLLRPQLGGVPVIVALAWGGMGLAAHATAAAAVPGSRAARIVLGALALTAWDLFLDPQMIRLGLWTWHDPGLYRGVPISNFAGWLAVSLLVMVLIEVILTDPGARSPGLVAIYTVMAFMETLGFAVVFDPPDPMVAAMGGVCMGLFAVLAWRRTWRR
- a CDS encoding shikimate kinase, with the translated sequence MTADVPIVVIGLMGAGKTSVSRLLSKALGRPMRDSDEYLEERYGATAAEIAAGEGAEVLHAREAAHLLDSLAERPAPVIAAAASVLDDPRCRTELKPALVVWLDATPEFLAEKIMARSHRPRFGKEPLELASELHERRAASFTEVADLRFQRPEMSKHEVARAVLDHLEATGAGG
- a CDS encoding glycosyltransferase, giving the protein MRPLTTLRTTAHRPGLLAALHRVREIAPMSPLTVFQAAAALAVGVRLARGRDRLPPLAPTGATAGRISVVIPARDEEGRIGPCLSAVLTDPAVAEVLVVDDESSDGTARLAADLGAKVVVGAPLPEGWVGKQWALLQGVEAAGGDIVVTLDADTRPAPGLFGALAAALDGYDLVSAGPRFVCDGIAEQALHASFLATLVYRSGPIGPSSVPAPHRVVANGQCMAFRRTAMLAAGGFARVRGHMTDDVALARTLAADGWAVGFLDAGGLLEVDMHESVAEVWREWGRSLPLRDVTGPGRQAADLAAIWLTAALPVLRLAAGRPTRLDLGLLAVRLLLTGALRGSYARPGPGVLLSPLLDPLTAVRLTQATLCPVRSWRGRTYSGITAPGVTPGARPDRPGRAGRPAPPARSAAR
- a CDS encoding TetR/AcrR family transcriptional regulator, which gives rise to MPTRARERLLDTAEELFYAEGIRVVGVEQILAVSKVGRASFYRHFPSKDDLVVAMLERRDLRWREWLAERVAAHGGGPLAVFDALAERFARADFRGCAFINTMIESADPGSPAHRVATDHKSRVTDYVESLLVTAGHRDSATLARQLVMLMDGAIVTALRERSVVPAEQARAIAATLLA
- the plsX gene encoding phosphate acyltransferase PlsX codes for the protein MSEPVVVDAMGGDHGPAETVGGAVMARREHGVPVVLVGRAGEIRAELARHGAVGEVDVVHAEEVVPMGERGAGAVASGASSLRVGCELLRQGAGSAFVSAGSTGAVVSCAIRGIGRAPAVLRPALAIALPSVTGGATVLIDAGATSDPTPEMIAQFALLGVSYARLVLGVADPSVGLLSIGSEPGKGNRLTRRVEELLPGLPLRFHGNVEGHDVLAGTVDVIVTDGFTGNIVLKNVEGSVRAVLTLVARSGAAGPEALRGVARRYDPETHGGAALLGLSGTVVVAHGSSRAATITRACVVAHDLAGGGIVPGVPDRLAAEPVT
- a CDS encoding phytoene desaturase family protein, which encodes MAEVIVIGGGVGGMVSALLLAGQGHRVRLYEQRSRLGGKLAEHARDGFTFSVGPSLLTLPGVFADLGLELDLVEPRELCRYRFADGSALTAYRDPARTAAEVDRLSPGEGRNWLAFHEWARTCFEASRHTFFAGPLTRPPARARLSDLMAVAPGRTLDGLARRFFTDPRLLQYAGRYATYAGSSPYRAPAALACIPAIEHGQGGWYVPGGLPRVADALALLLDKTGVEVALGAEVTDVLADGRRVRGVRLASGQRERADVVIANTDAAALYGRLLPDRRRLRRIAALGTSSSAFLLLAGVEGRTEGLAHHSVVFSADYGREFADIFDRRRPPEDPTVYIGCSAVDDPSQAPEGAENWVMLVNVPARDPGRWPMSPEAYRDLVLDRLAARGHDLSGRLRFVDLLTPADLRERYGAWGGAIYGGAYAGPLAPFRRPGNRGPRRGLYLVGGSVHPGGGLPLVAMGGRIVASLVQEDLRR
- a CDS encoding glycerol-3-phosphate acyltransferase, translated to MILLLGAVIGGYLLGSVPVAVALSRAYGFDPREVGDRNPGFWNVKERLGRRAALPVFAGDTLKGTLAALLALAFTGPHTMGLAGVTGAGAVPVYLAVAAAMIGHAWPVFAGFRGGRSILAFVGGSAVICPPGFLLGVAALIVGGLVTRSFAIGARAGVFGLPLFQLLFAPVEHVAGTGALMCLIGLRFGQAARAARPGPADRAGRRA